From Pyxicephalus adspersus chromosome 7, UCB_Pads_2.0, whole genome shotgun sequence, a single genomic window includes:
- the DCUN1D3 gene encoding DCN1-like protein 3 has protein sequence MLGTRQIWSDSFSGWFVDVYRTLAETVSGTRQTVLKLDTLNMGQCVTKCKNPSSTLGSKNGERDSSKSHKRSSGHKEEHASAGGKAAGDILVNGTKKAQDAAVESCHPQAPSGDAKRKEPAMGAEVSSLQRIEELFKRYKDEREDAILEEGMERFCNDLSVDPTEFKVLVLAWKFQAATMCKFTRKEFFDGCKAINADSIDGICNRFPNLLNEAKQEDKFKDLYRFTFQFGLDSEEGQRSLHREIAIALWRLVFTQNKPLILDQWLDFLTENPSGIKGISRDTWNMFLNFTQVIGPDLSNYSEDEAWPSLFDTFVEWELERRRKEEETKCLRSTGTDPSMDEQT, from the exons ATGCTGGGGACTCGGCAGATATG gtCAGACAGCTTCTCAGGATGGTTTGTTGACGTGTATCGAACATTGGCCGAGACAGTGTCTGGTACAAGACAGACTGTTCTAAAACTGGACACACTCAACATGGGCCAGTGTGTCACCAAGTGTAAAAACCCATCATCTACACTAGGCAGTAAAAATGGTGAACGGGACTCCAGCAAGTCACATAAAAGAAGCTCAGGACACAAGGAAGAACATGCATCTGCTGGTGGGAAGGCGGCAGGGGACATCCTAGTCAACGGAACAAAGAAAGCGCAGGATGCTGCGGTAGAGTCGTGCCATCCTCAGGCACCAAGTGGTGATGCAAAGAGAAAAGAGCCGGCGATGGGAGCAGAAGTGTCCTCCTTGCAAAGGATTGAGGAGTTGTTTAAGAGATACAAGGACGAGCGGGAAGATGCCATCTTGGAAGAAGGCATGGAACGGTTTTGTAATGATCTGAGTGTGGACCCTACAGAATTTAAAGTGTTAGTTCTGGCCTGGAAATTTCAGGCTGCAACCATGTGCAAGTTTACTAG GAAAGAGTTTTTTGATGGGTGCAAGGCAATAAACGCAGACAGCATTGATGGAATCTGCAACAGGTTTCCGAATCTCCTAAATGAAGCCAAGCAAGAAGATAAATTTAAGGATCTTTATCGCTTCACTTTTCAATTTGGTCTGGACTCAGAAGAAGGACAGAGGTCACTTCACCGGGAAATAGCCATCGCCCTTTGGAGGTTGGTATTCACCCAAAACAAACCCCTCATTTTGGACCAGTGGTTAGACTTCCTAACTGAGAACCCCTCAGGAATCAAGGGAATCTCCCGAGACACATGGAACATGTTCCTAAATTTTACTCAGGTGATTGGACCCGACCTTAGCAACTACAGTGAGGATGAGGCCTGGCCCAGCCTCTTTGACACCTTTGTGGAATGGGAACTAGAAAGAAGGAGAAAGGAAGAGGAAACCAAATGTTTAAGATCTACAGGCACAGATCCGAGTATGGATGAACAGACTTAG